From the genome of Lycorma delicatula isolate Av1 chromosome 11, ASM4794821v1, whole genome shotgun sequence, one region includes:
- the LOC142332037 gene encoding beta-1,4-glucuronyltransferase 1 isoform X1, with protein sequence MNQQQYLHPFQQYSRNQHQQDSFDIKKPKQQKQKINHSMIQIGCRLWNVSLIIVLLLTLCNIMLTVRLLHTECPHPIIQASQLKEALEKGQNREKISMSSAADERIKVIKPCLQFPTSLPCNFSRGSQFFNVDTRIGRWDNRRMYKMFDGAVVGEKYGDVSQKYSVCLATQSSIEKMYSIVEVSQHWTGPISVALFAAGDMEYKLMKGYVKYLRRCYSTVRERVIFHVMFPKEKVPSTTNKIESTDNMDCEHPDLVLNSLLKMRTSDVVRWRVRNPYPQNHLRNLARKNCQTNYVFLTDVDIIPSNNLADELNAFLKETKCKGHCAYVIPTFELDERVRFPRNKTDLIRLAGKGLARPFHQKVFIYNQFATNTSRWMKDSGPNELHVSHNVTNFEFLYEPFYVAPDTVPPHDERFIGYGFTRNSQVYEMHLAGYQFQVLSPVFSCHWGLQVRNSRPSWREAQNSRNRRNFDGFKREIFARYNKPLPTRKPPVQKPPQSQPQEKDKEENKDKQSPARVALL encoded by the exons aTCGGCTGCCGCTTGTGGAATGTCAGTTTGATAATCGTACTGCTATTAACGCTATGCAATATAATGTTAACCGTAAGATTATTACATACAGAATGCCCCCATCCGATAATACAAGCGTCACAATTAAAAGAGGCGCTCGAGAAGGGTCAAAACAGAGAGAAAATATCGATGAGTTCTGCAGCAGACGAGcgaataaaagttattaaaccgTGCCTGCAGTTCCCGACATCGCTTCCGTGTAATTTTAGCCGAGGATCTCAATTTTTTAACGTAGACACACGAATAGGTCGTTGGGATAACAGAAGAATGTATAAGATGTTTGACGGTGCTGTTGTAGGAGAAAAATACGGCGATGTATCGCAAAAGTATTCTGTATGCCTTGCTACACAGAGTTcgattgaaaaaatgtattcgATCGTAGAAGTATCACAACATTGGACCGGTCCGATATCTGTAGCGCTTTTTGCGGCCGGTGATATggaatacaaattaatgaaag GTTATGTTAAATATCTGAGAAGATGTTATTCAACTGTAAGAGAACGTGTCATATTTCATGTAATGTTTCCAAAAGAAAAAGTACCATCGACGACAAACAAAATAGAATCAACTGACAATATGGATTGTGAACATCCAGATTTAGTactaaatagtttattaaaaatgagaacATCAGATGTAGTTAGATGGAGAGTAAGAAACCCATATCCACAAAACCACCTTAGAAATTTAGCTCGTAAAAATTGTCAAACAAATTATGTCTTCCTAACCGATGTTGATATAATACCTAGTAATAATTTAGCCGATGAATTAAATGCATTTCTCAAAGAGACAAAATGTAAAGGACACTGTGCTTATGTTATACCGACATTTGAACTAGATGAAAGAGTTAGATTTCCACGTAATAAGACTGATCTAATTAGACTTGCTGGAAAAGGACTAGCTAGACCGTTTcatcaaaaagtttttatttataatcaatttgcAACGAATACATCGAG gtgGATGAAGGATTCCGGTCCAAACGAGCTTCACGTTAGtcataatgtaacaaattttgaatttctttatgAACCATTTTATGTGGCACCTGATACTGTTCCACCGCATGATGAAAGATTTATAGGATATGGATTCACCAGGAATTCTCAG GTATATGAAATGCATTTAGCCGGATACCAATTTCAAGTACTTTCACCAGTTTTTAGCTGTCATTGGGGTTTACAAGTACGAAATAGTAGACCATCGTGGAGAGAAGCTCAAAATAGTCGTAATAGACGTAATTTTGATGGTTTCAAACGAGAAATATTTGCTAGATATAATAAACCACTCCCGACTAGAAAACCACCTGTGCAGAAACCACCACAATCACAACCGCAAGAAAAagacaaagaagaaaataaagataagCAATCACCGGCTAGAGTTGCATTGTTATAA
- the LOC142332037 gene encoding beta-1,4-glucuronyltransferase 1 isoform X2 — protein sequence MTNNQCNVNTLFSVSTTCRVKRRKNHRFNKIGCRLWNVSLIIVLLLTLCNIMLTVRLLHTECPHPIIQASQLKEALEKGQNREKISMSSAADERIKVIKPCLQFPTSLPCNFSRGSQFFNVDTRIGRWDNRRMYKMFDGAVVGEKYGDVSQKYSVCLATQSSIEKMYSIVEVSQHWTGPISVALFAAGDMEYKLMKGYVKYLRRCYSTVRERVIFHVMFPKEKVPSTTNKIESTDNMDCEHPDLVLNSLLKMRTSDVVRWRVRNPYPQNHLRNLARKNCQTNYVFLTDVDIIPSNNLADELNAFLKETKCKGHCAYVIPTFELDERVRFPRNKTDLIRLAGKGLARPFHQKVFIYNQFATNTSRWMKDSGPNELHVSHNVTNFEFLYEPFYVAPDTVPPHDERFIGYGFTRNSQVYEMHLAGYQFQVLSPVFSCHWGLQVRNSRPSWREAQNSRNRRNFDGFKREIFARYNKPLPTRKPPVQKPPQSQPQEKDKEENKDKQSPARVALL from the exons aTCGGCTGCCGCTTGTGGAATGTCAGTTTGATAATCGTACTGCTATTAACGCTATGCAATATAATGTTAACCGTAAGATTATTACATACAGAATGCCCCCATCCGATAATACAAGCGTCACAATTAAAAGAGGCGCTCGAGAAGGGTCAAAACAGAGAGAAAATATCGATGAGTTCTGCAGCAGACGAGcgaataaaagttattaaaccgTGCCTGCAGTTCCCGACATCGCTTCCGTGTAATTTTAGCCGAGGATCTCAATTTTTTAACGTAGACACACGAATAGGTCGTTGGGATAACAGAAGAATGTATAAGATGTTTGACGGTGCTGTTGTAGGAGAAAAATACGGCGATGTATCGCAAAAGTATTCTGTATGCCTTGCTACACAGAGTTcgattgaaaaaatgtattcgATCGTAGAAGTATCACAACATTGGACCGGTCCGATATCTGTAGCGCTTTTTGCGGCCGGTGATATggaatacaaattaatgaaag GTTATGTTAAATATCTGAGAAGATGTTATTCAACTGTAAGAGAACGTGTCATATTTCATGTAATGTTTCCAAAAGAAAAAGTACCATCGACGACAAACAAAATAGAATCAACTGACAATATGGATTGTGAACATCCAGATTTAGTactaaatagtttattaaaaatgagaacATCAGATGTAGTTAGATGGAGAGTAAGAAACCCATATCCACAAAACCACCTTAGAAATTTAGCTCGTAAAAATTGTCAAACAAATTATGTCTTCCTAACCGATGTTGATATAATACCTAGTAATAATTTAGCCGATGAATTAAATGCATTTCTCAAAGAGACAAAATGTAAAGGACACTGTGCTTATGTTATACCGACATTTGAACTAGATGAAAGAGTTAGATTTCCACGTAATAAGACTGATCTAATTAGACTTGCTGGAAAAGGACTAGCTAGACCGTTTcatcaaaaagtttttatttataatcaatttgcAACGAATACATCGAG gtgGATGAAGGATTCCGGTCCAAACGAGCTTCACGTTAGtcataatgtaacaaattttgaatttctttatgAACCATTTTATGTGGCACCTGATACTGTTCCACCGCATGATGAAAGATTTATAGGATATGGATTCACCAGGAATTCTCAG GTATATGAAATGCATTTAGCCGGATACCAATTTCAAGTACTTTCACCAGTTTTTAGCTGTCATTGGGGTTTACAAGTACGAAATAGTAGACCATCGTGGAGAGAAGCTCAAAATAGTCGTAATAGACGTAATTTTGATGGTTTCAAACGAGAAATATTTGCTAGATATAATAAACCACTCCCGACTAGAAAACCACCTGTGCAGAAACCACCACAATCACAACCGCAAGAAAAagacaaagaagaaaataaagataagCAATCACCGGCTAGAGTTGCATTGTTATAA
- the LOC142332037 gene encoding beta-1,4-glucuronyltransferase 1 isoform X3 → MKYHIALDTNKAIGCRLWNVSLIIVLLLTLCNIMLTVRLLHTECPHPIIQASQLKEALEKGQNREKISMSSAADERIKVIKPCLQFPTSLPCNFSRGSQFFNVDTRIGRWDNRRMYKMFDGAVVGEKYGDVSQKYSVCLATQSSIEKMYSIVEVSQHWTGPISVALFAAGDMEYKLMKGYVKYLRRCYSTVRERVIFHVMFPKEKVPSTTNKIESTDNMDCEHPDLVLNSLLKMRTSDVVRWRVRNPYPQNHLRNLARKNCQTNYVFLTDVDIIPSNNLADELNAFLKETKCKGHCAYVIPTFELDERVRFPRNKTDLIRLAGKGLARPFHQKVFIYNQFATNTSRWMKDSGPNELHVSHNVTNFEFLYEPFYVAPDTVPPHDERFIGYGFTRNSQVYEMHLAGYQFQVLSPVFSCHWGLQVRNSRPSWREAQNSRNRRNFDGFKREIFARYNKPLPTRKPPVQKPPQSQPQEKDKEENKDKQSPARVALL, encoded by the exons aTCGGCTGCCGCTTGTGGAATGTCAGTTTGATAATCGTACTGCTATTAACGCTATGCAATATAATGTTAACCGTAAGATTATTACATACAGAATGCCCCCATCCGATAATACAAGCGTCACAATTAAAAGAGGCGCTCGAGAAGGGTCAAAACAGAGAGAAAATATCGATGAGTTCTGCAGCAGACGAGcgaataaaagttattaaaccgTGCCTGCAGTTCCCGACATCGCTTCCGTGTAATTTTAGCCGAGGATCTCAATTTTTTAACGTAGACACACGAATAGGTCGTTGGGATAACAGAAGAATGTATAAGATGTTTGACGGTGCTGTTGTAGGAGAAAAATACGGCGATGTATCGCAAAAGTATTCTGTATGCCTTGCTACACAGAGTTcgattgaaaaaatgtattcgATCGTAGAAGTATCACAACATTGGACCGGTCCGATATCTGTAGCGCTTTTTGCGGCCGGTGATATggaatacaaattaatgaaag GTTATGTTAAATATCTGAGAAGATGTTATTCAACTGTAAGAGAACGTGTCATATTTCATGTAATGTTTCCAAAAGAAAAAGTACCATCGACGACAAACAAAATAGAATCAACTGACAATATGGATTGTGAACATCCAGATTTAGTactaaatagtttattaaaaatgagaacATCAGATGTAGTTAGATGGAGAGTAAGAAACCCATATCCACAAAACCACCTTAGAAATTTAGCTCGTAAAAATTGTCAAACAAATTATGTCTTCCTAACCGATGTTGATATAATACCTAGTAATAATTTAGCCGATGAATTAAATGCATTTCTCAAAGAGACAAAATGTAAAGGACACTGTGCTTATGTTATACCGACATTTGAACTAGATGAAAGAGTTAGATTTCCACGTAATAAGACTGATCTAATTAGACTTGCTGGAAAAGGACTAGCTAGACCGTTTcatcaaaaagtttttatttataatcaatttgcAACGAATACATCGAG gtgGATGAAGGATTCCGGTCCAAACGAGCTTCACGTTAGtcataatgtaacaaattttgaatttctttatgAACCATTTTATGTGGCACCTGATACTGTTCCACCGCATGATGAAAGATTTATAGGATATGGATTCACCAGGAATTCTCAG GTATATGAAATGCATTTAGCCGGATACCAATTTCAAGTACTTTCACCAGTTTTTAGCTGTCATTGGGGTTTACAAGTACGAAATAGTAGACCATCGTGGAGAGAAGCTCAAAATAGTCGTAATAGACGTAATTTTGATGGTTTCAAACGAGAAATATTTGCTAGATATAATAAACCACTCCCGACTAGAAAACCACCTGTGCAGAAACCACCACAATCACAACCGCAAGAAAAagacaaagaagaaaataaagataagCAATCACCGGCTAGAGTTGCATTGTTATAA